In the Nitrospirota bacterium genome, CATTGTGCTTCAGTTTTTAGGGGAATCATCTTTTGTATCAGTTAGCGGAGGAATTGTTGGCGTCTGTACGGGCACGTTGATTACTATCGGCATAAGTTATTTTTCAGAGCTGCCCCTTAGTGTTTCAGCCTCAGGAGTTGCGCTTGCGCTAATCTGCTCTATAGTGACGGGAATTGTATCCGGAGTTTATCCTTCAATCAGGGCAGTAAGGATAGCCCCTGTCAACATAACCCACAATTAGAATACTCTGCTAAAGCACTATCGGTATCATCAAATCCAATTGCAAAAACCGGACATTTTTTGTTGTGCTACAACAATATCTGTTTGCAAAAAAAAGTAAAAAATGTTAACCTATCAGAACAGTTAACTAAAATTAAGGAGAGGTAATGATGAAAAGACTCTTTTACTTATCCCTTACGTTGGTGTTTCTTTTTGCATGTGGGAACTCAGGCGAACAGGGAAAAGCGAAAACCGGCACAGCCGTAGTTAAAATTGGAGACGTAACTATTACAGACGACCAAATTCAGGACGAATTAGCAAACCTACCGCCAAATGTCAAACCTATGTTTGCCGGCAAAGAAGGCATAACCAAATTGGTAGATGAACTAAAGAAAAGAGAGACGTTATACCTTGAGGCCAAAAAGGCCGGGCTCGATAAAGACCCTGTCTATATAAAAAAGGTAGATGACTTCAAGAAGGGGTATCTGATAAATTCTCTTATATCAAGAAACGTGGGAACTGAGGGGATAAAGGTAACTCCTGAGGAGGCCAAAGAGTATTTTGATAAAAACCCTAAAGACTTTGAAGTAACTGAACAGAGGAAAGCAAGCCATATACTGGTTAAAACAGAAGACGAGGCTAAGGATGTTTTAGCAAAGATAAAGAAAGGTGAAGACTTCGGAAAATTGGCAAAAGAAACGTCCATTGATAAAATGTCTGCAGAGAAAAATGGAGACGTTGGGTATTTTGGGAAGGGACAAATGGTGCCTGAGTTTGATAAGGCTGTATTTTCTATGAGTAAGGGGGAGATTAGCGCCCCTGTGAAAAGCCAGTTTGGTTATCACATTATTAAGCTTACAGACATTCAACCCACAAAGAAACTTGAATTTGAAAATTCCAAGGCCATGATAATGCAGTTTTTAACTCAGGAAAAGCAGAAAAAAGCGTTTGAAGCCTATATGTCACAGGTAGAAAAGGGTTATACAATAACAGTTGACCAAAAAGTGCTTGATGATTTTGTAAATAAACACATGGGGGTCAAACCTGAGGTTGGTGCTGGAGCGCTTCCGCCTGACCATGGTGCACCTCCGCCACAACCGGCACCAGATAAAAAGTAGTCAGTGTTGAAACTTAAGGACGGCATAGTATCACTCTTTAAGAAGGTGGTAACCTCGATTCCCCCTGACGTTGAAGATGCCATAAGAATGGCATACGGCAGGGAGGCTGAGGGGAGCCAGACAAAAGAGGTTTTTAGAGCTATCCTTGAGCAGGTAAAAGAAGCCAGAGTTCAAGGCAAACCACTCTGTCAACATGCCGGAGTGCCGGTGTTTTGGGTCGGTATGCCGCGTTCACTTAGCAGAAGAGAGATTTTAGATATAATTATAGACGGCACAGAGACTGCCTTTAAAAAGATTCCAGCATTTGGGGACAGGACTGAGGGTGAAGCATTACCTTCTATCCCTGTCCCTGTAGTTTTTTTTGAAGAGACAGACAGCACATCCCTCGTTGTTGATTTGCTTATAAACGGGGCTGATTGTGAAAATGCAGGAATGTTTTTTTCAATAAATCAGCCATTTACCGGTAATTTTACAGAAGTGAAAAAGGCTTTACTGGAATCTGTATCAAAAAGAAGCAACAATCTATGCTCACCTTGTGTGCTTGGGATAGGGATTGGGTCAGAAAGAACCCAGATTGCTGCCTTATCAAAAAAACAGTTGCTTCGCAAGCTGTCTGACAATAACGCCCATCCGAAACTTATGCAGCTTGAGCAGGAGTTAACCGAAGGGTTAAACACACTAATAACAGAGTTTCCATCTTTAAACTGTAAGACCGCCATTTTAGGAGTGAAGGCCGCCACTGTTAATCTTCACAGTTTTTCATATCTTGTTGATGTCTCAGTTTCTTGTTGGGCATTAAGAAGAGGACGCCTTATCTGGAGCTGAGCAGTCGTGGGCTGCACAGGCAGGGTATATTGACCAGCTCGTCTGTGTTTACGTATAATATGTTGTGAAGCAGAGTATAGGGTCCAAAGTTGACTTAAAGATGTTGGTGATATTTGGGCTTGTCATTATGATTGTCCTTGCCTACTTCAATATTGTTAATAATTCATTTGTAAGTTACGATGATTTTAAGTATTTAACTGAAAATCCCTACATAAGGGACGGTTTAACTTTAAAATCTCTGATGTGGTCCCTAACAGCCACTCACGGCTCGCACTGGCATCCTATAACATGGATTTCCCACATGGCGGATATACAGATTTTTGGGTTAAACCCTGTTGGACACCATCTTACGAGTTTGTTTTTACACATTGCCAACTCTATTCTGTTGTTTTTATTTTTGTTTGAGGTTACAGAAGAAAGGCTTTGGCAAAGTGCATTTGTTGCAGCGCTGTTTGCAGTGCACCCCATAAATGTGGAATCAGTGGTGTGGGCAGCGGAAAGAAAAAATATCTTATTTATGTTTTTTATGATTCTTTCATGGTTTGCTTATGTTTCATATATAAGAAACAAAAATATACCGGTTTATATCCTTTTGCTTTTACTTTCAGCATGTTCTGTGATGTCTAAATCATCAGCAGTTGTGCTTCCATTTACTTTATTGCTTTTTGATTACTGGCCCCTCAGAAGATACGAGATAGGAGTGCTTCATAACGGAGTCATGTACCAGGAGGAAAAACACATGGTGCTGTGG is a window encoding:
- a CDS encoding peptidylprolyl isomerase; its protein translation is MFAGKEGITKLVDELKKRETLYLEAKKAGLDKDPVYIKKVDDFKKGYLINSLISRNVGTEGIKVTPEEAKEYFDKNPKDFEVTEQRKASHILVKTEDEAKDVLAKIKKGEDFGKLAKETSIDKMSAEKNGDVGYFGKGQMVPEFDKAVFSMSKGEISAPVKSQFGYHIIKLTDIQPTKKLEFENSKAMIMQFLTQEKQKKAFEAYMSQVEKGYTITVDQKVLDDFVNKHMGVKPEVGAGALPPDHGAPPPQPAPDKK
- a CDS encoding fumarate hydratase, which produces MLKLKDGIVSLFKKVVTSIPPDVEDAIRMAYGREAEGSQTKEVFRAILEQVKEARVQGKPLCQHAGVPVFWVGMPRSLSRREILDIIIDGTETAFKKIPAFGDRTEGEALPSIPVPVVFFEETDSTSLVVDLLINGADCENAGMFFSINQPFTGNFTEVKKALLESVSKRSNNLCSPCVLGIGIGSERTQIAALSKKQLLRKLSDNNAHPKLMQLEQELTEGLNTLITEFPSLNCKTAILGVKAATVNLHSFSYLVDVSVSCWALRRGRLIWS